The sequence TCCCAACTTTCCTCCGGGTCGCAAGGTCACGTCCTGCAcaacccccttcccccctccacctTCTATCACAGCACAGACAGGGCCTCAGTAAGTTCCGccgattatatatatatttttaagtctccGTATTTTCTGACTTGGGGTTTATGTGAAACCTTAGTCAAACGGTCCACCACAGCTTCTTTTCTCGGGGAGTAACGGAATAGGCCTACAACTCCCAGGTGGCTCAGCGCGCGCCGGCCGGACTACAACTCCCAGCAGGCAgcgcggcgggcgggcggcccTCGGCGGTGCCCGCAGGACCCCGGAGCGGGCGCGGGCTGCCCGGCGCGGCGCCCGCAGGACCCCGGCACCTACTCATGCCTAGGTGAGTTCGCGTGAGCCGCCGCTGCCGCCGTCCCgtccccgccgccgccccgcgcGGCCCCGCCGCCGGCCAGGATgctggaggaagcaggagaggTGCTGGAGAACATGCTGAAGGCGTCCTGCCTGCCGCTCGGCTTCATCGTCTTCCTGCCCGCCGTGCTGCTGCTCGTGGCGCCGCCGCTGCCCGCCGCTGACGCGGCGCACGAGTTCACCGTGTACCGCATGCAGCAGTACGACCTGCAGGGACAGCCCTACGGTGCGTGGACCCGGGCCCCTGGCCTCCCCCCGGGGCCGGGCTTTCCCCATGGGCTCCTGACCTCCCCCACTTTTGCCTCCCCGCAACAGACCTTCCGCTCAGCCTCTCCCGTCTCCGGGGCTCCGGCCTATGCCGGCCAGGATGCCCCCTCCCTCGGTTCGGTCTCTGCTCCCCGGGCCCCAGGACCTGCCTGTCCCACCTGTCCAGCAGGAGTCCAGCCCGCAGACCTCACTTGGGCCGCCAGACACTTACCCAGATCCCAGGCAAGTCCGAGCCTGGATACCTGGACCGACGCTAGGCCCCCAGCTCTCTCTGCCCCAGGGACCCGCTGCGCTGGCTGCCACAGCACCCCGGCCCCGTCCCCGACAAGGGCTACATGCTCCAGAACGCAGAGCTTCCTCCCGCCTTCAGGCCAAGCTGTCCCTGCTCCTTTTCTCCTGGGTCCTCTCTCTCTGATTCCCAGCTGGAACAGAGCCCCAACCTTGGGTCTTCTTCACTTGGAGTGGAGCCTCTCAGCGCGGTTCTGCCAGGCCGAGCTGGCCACCCTTGCACAGCTCCTGGCACCCCGGTGTGTTTTGTCCAGTGTCTGCATTCTGACCCCCTTTAGGGCTCAAGAAGCTCTGATCACTGACCCCAACCTGGCTCCGTGTCAAGGCCCATCTCTCCCCAGGCTCTGCTCCCTGGTCCCAACTCATGAGCCAGGTTCCTCAGAATTCCTTAGCTAATCTTTCAGTCCCCTGCTTTTGGGCTCCTGGAATGCCTTGCACCCTATTTCTTGCTCCCCCCTTAGGTGCATACCCACCCTTCAGCTTCCTGGAACAACACCGGCCCACCCTGGCTCCTTCTTTCCAGGATTTCAGGTCCCCGCGGCTGGATCCTGCCCAGCTCCTGTTCCCCGGCCCTGCTCCCTCATCTGTCAAAGTTCTGACCCCAGTGCCCAAGTCATTCTgaatttccctctctttccccagcCTTGCTGTATCTGGTGTTCCAGAACCTTCTGGCCTCTGGTttctcttccagcctctggtTTCTCTTCCAGCCCGGTGCCTTAGGCCCCCACAAGTCAAGGCCCGCCCTCCCCAGTCCCCCTGGTCCCCTCATGTCTGAGCTCTGGTTCTCTTGGATTAGCGTCTCTTGTTGGGACATCAGGCCTAGCCTGAGCCCCCTGGATCCCCTGCCACTGCCAGGCCCCTGGGGAGCCCCAGTGTCGGGAGATTCCCCTCAGATTCCTCATCACCCCAGAGTTATGTCGTTTCTGTTCAGTGCAGTGGTTGTCAACCCAGGGGTCGCTGAGTGATGCCATCGGGTTGTCATGACTGGGGAGCTCCTGGCATCGAGGGGGTAGGGCCAGGGGTGCTGCCCCACACCCCACAGCGCCTGGGACGGCCTCTCCCAGAGAATGACCTGGGCCAGATTGTCAGCAGTGCTGAGGGGGAGAACTTGGGGTTACAGTGATGTCTCTAGACCCCAGGCTCTCGACCGGTGGGGAGGAAGGCCAGGAGCCCCTAACGAGTGGGCAGTTTGTATGCGTTGTTGACATCCCCCTGGGGAGAGGGTTTCAGCCGGTGCTGTCGCAGGTGGTCTTTTGAGATGTGGCTCATGCAGTGGAAGAAGGGGATCTTCAGCACCTTTTGGTGGTTCATTGTAATAAGCTTGAATAGCCACGTGTGACTAGCGGCTGCCGTTCTGGTCTAGCGGATCCTGCAGTCCAGGATCCTAGAACTCTCCAGGTCAACCCGGCAGTCCTTCCCGCACCCAGTCACTCCGCTGTCCCCTCTCGCACTGCACTCGGAGCCTTGCCGGGAGCTCTCCCAGCACACCCAGCTCCACTCCGGGACCCTTGGGCAGCTGTAATCCAGCAGCCTGGATGCCCGGGATTCCCCCACCGCCTGCCCAGCGCTGGCCTGCTTGCAGTTGTGGCCCCCTCTCCCCGTCCCAGACAGGTGCGCAGACCCGCTCCCTGACTGCATCATTCTCCTCACAGATCCTCGGgaaccttctctcctttctccctgccctccttccctcttcccttcctttaccTGAGTTCTTTCCCCTGTTCCTGGATTCCTTCCCGTTCTTTTTTCTGACCCggtgtctccccccaccccacatgtCCTCCTTTCCGGCCCCCATCTTTGTTGCTCATGGTGAGAAACCCGGATGCTGAGTGGGCTCGGGGGTGAGCGGAGGGGCCTGGCAGGGCGCCCACCTGTCTCAGCTCGCACGTCTACACCTCCACCCAGATCACACCAGGCAGCGTCCCCCATTGGCAGGGATGTGAGGTCCCCACTGCTGCCTGGGGAGATACTGGCGGGATAGTTCGGGAAGGCCCGGTGGTGCAGAGGGAGTTCCGGCTCCTCCCCGGTTGCGGAGCCTCTGAGGGCTGGTCTGCTGGGTCACTGCTGATTGCAGCGTCCCCAGCATCACGCACGCCCTTGGCTCCTGCCTCTTGGTGTAACCCTTGCTCTGGGCCTCCTTTCCCAACTTCCTGTTCGCTCCTGTTGAGAAACAGGCGGGCAGGGTGCCGGGAAGGGGAGGCGTGTGCTCTTTGAGCTGGGGTGtgacccccaccctgccccgcgAATGGACTCTGGCCTTTCTGGGCTGGGCCGCTCGCGCCCATCCCACTTGGTCCCCTCAGAaacagccctgggaggtggggatgTGGGCACCCACACCGGGCACGGGGACGGGCTCTCCGCCCCTTGCTGGTCGGTGGCTTCGCGCTACAAAGGACCAGTGCAACCCGCAAGGAGAGAGGACTGGCCCTGGGCCCTCGGTAGAGAAGTCTGTGATCTCTGTCCAGGTGTAGTCCCATTGTGGGAACCAGCGACTTCCGTCCAGGTGTCCAGCGGCTGCCCAGACGCAGGGGTGACCGAGGCTGCGCTGGCTTCAGCCTCATGCCAGCAAAGACGGTCTCTGCTCTTGGGGCGCTCAGCCTCTGGGGGCACTTAGGGGGCTGGTGTCCACTTGATTCCGCTCTCAccccctccttcccatcccctgGGAAGCCGGTCTCTGTAGGCTCCACAGGCGGTCCTCTGTGTCCCCACCCCGAGGTGACAGGTGACATCCGAGCCGACTCTGGGAGGCTGCGGGCTCCTGGGAGGCTGCGGCTGGACACGTGGGACACGTGGGACAGGAGGGGCCTGTCCGGCATTCCCAGAGCTTCAGGGGCCCCTGAAGGTTTTTGCCGCTCTCCCCCGCCAGGCCCTCCCAGGCTTCCACGTTGCCCTAAAGCAGAGGAAAGGCcccggggagggtggggtggggagaggcacaCAGCCCCCAGCCTGGGGCGTACAGCCCAGCTTGGCTCCTTGGTCACAGACCCCGCCCCTGAGACAGCCCTGCCCTTTCCCACCTGGGGCGCTGTCCTTTCTGTGTTCTGCTGGGCCCCTCCCGCGGACCAGCCCTCAGGATGAGCTGTAGGAAGCCACCCTTCTCCCGACGGCACATTCTTGGGAAGCAGAGGTGGGGACCTCGCTCCCGGCCCTGAGCCTGAGTCCGTCTGGGCACAGGTGTCGCCTTGCCCGGCAGGCTTGACCTCCAGGCAGCACGCTCTGGCTCCCTGGGGGAAGCAGACCTGTTTCTCTGCGTAGTGATCTTGACGCTCACTGTGTGGGTCTCCAGCTGGAGGCCCTAAGGGCCGTGTCTGGCCCCCGTGTGCAGTagggtttgtttgcttgttttgtgcACGCTGGGTCAGCCTGGGCTCGCTGTGTGCCGTTGTCACCTGGGTGCTGGTGGCCCTGGCAGCTGGGGGCCTGCCTGAGCCCCCTTTCCCATCAGTCCAGGGATGGCCCCGAGGGCCCGCCGCTGCATGCCGTGCACCTGTGGGTGCTGGCGCCCCCTCCTCGTTCCGCTGAAATGTCCACGCAGCTTCCCGCCGCCTTTCTCCAGTAGAGCTCTCAGGACAGCAGTGCTCTGTGTCTGAGGGGACCTGCTGCCCTTAGGAAAGCGCCCTGCAGTCCTGGCTGTAGCCTACTTCTGCTCaggcggggagggggcagctgcCTGGAAAAGCTTGTGAGCGGGGAGGGGTCCAAGCCGGAagcagcctctccctccctccctgattcTCTGGCCCTTTCTTGAGCTCCCAGATGAGAGAAACACGGGTGGTCCTGCCTGCAGGGCACACCAGGCCACGTCTGGCATCATCTGTGGTTACCCTGACTAGGGGGCTCCTGGCATcgagggggcggggccagggagGCTGCCCTACACCCCACAGCACCCAGGACGGCCCAGGGGGAACAGTGCAGCCCTGACTGGAAGAAGATGGACAAACCCTGGTGTTTCCCTTCCTGAGGGGCTTCGGGGAGACCGGGCGTTGGTTCGTTCCATGTCCTGAGCCTGCTGGGCTGGGAGTCGCCAGGCGATGCTGGGTTTGCGCCGTGGTGAACGAGGTCCCTACCCCTGGAACCCCCAAGCTAGTTAGGGGAGTAGATAGCAAGGGCCCCGGGGACATGGACAAGGCCGTGTTAGAGCTGTGAGGGGAGGGGACCCTGGtctggggagggtgggacgggGGCCACTGATCAGGTCAGCCAGGGCAGGGTTTGGGTTTTCCTCAGGTCATTGGCAACTGTGGGGGGCAGTCCTGTAGCCTGGGGGCTCCCTTTGCTGGGGACTAGACCCTGGAGTGGGTGCTGGGCTCTGTGCTGGGGGTCTCCTGACACCCTGGGCAGGGCGTGAGGCACCTGTGGGGCCCTGCGTCCCGGGAGCCACGGGGAACCtaggggaggagggctgggggagcaggACCGACTGGGTTCCAATCCCGGGGCTCCTGCTGACGGTCCTGCCTTCCGGGTGGGTGGCTTGGGGGGGTTACTGGCTGCCtctgtgggctggggtgggggcaccCGCCCCTGAGCTGCCGCAGGGacatggggcgggggtggggcacaGCAGCCAGCCTGGCAGGCAGCCCGCACATCTTTGCGGGGCGGCTGGGTGGGCAGGGACCACGTCACTTTATGAGGGATGACTGTGGCCGAGGTGCAGTGGCGGGGGGAGGGTGCCAGAGCAGTGGGTCCAGCCCTGGTTTAGGAATgtaggggtgggggggttggtCCAAGGAGAAGGGTCTTCGTTTTCGTTGAGTTCTCCGAAGGCCCCGCGAGCCGGGGGTTGGGGTGGGTGCGGCTCCGGTGGGTGGGCGGCCAGCTGAGGGACCACTCCCTGCAGGCACGCGGAACGCGGTGCTTAACACGGAGGCGCGCACCATCGACGCGGACGTGCTGAGCCGGCGCTGTGTGCTCATGCGGCTGCTGGACTTCTCCTACGAGCGCTACCAGCGCGCCCTACGCCAGTCGGCCGGTGCCGTGGTCATCATCCTGCCACGGGCCATGGCTGCGGTGCCGCAGGACGTCATCCGGGTGaggcccgccccgccccaccgGCTCCGGCTCCATCCAGTCCAGTCCCCGGTGCCCGCCCTCCAGGGGCAGCCCCGGGCCCCCCTGCCAGAAGCCGCCTGAACATTTGTCTCTCCCGCAGCAATTCATGGAGATCGAGCCCGAGATGCTGGCCATGGAGACCATCGTGCCCGTGTACTTCGCCGTGGAGGACGACGCCCTGCTGTCCATCTACGAGCAGACGCAGGCTGCGTCCACCTCCCAGGGCTCCGCCTCAGCCGCCGAAGGTGAGCTCGGGGTGGGGATGTGCAGAGAGGGGCCCCGCTGTGCAGTTTCCAGGACCCCCTCTCCCGGGCTGGGGGGTGCTGCGGTGAGCTTGGCAGTCGGGAGCTCTGCTGTTTGACCGGTCCGGGGGCCATGGGGGAGAGTGAGCTAGCAAAAGTGGTCAAAGAGTTGAGCCGAAAGGATCCAATCGCTGGTGTAGGAAAAGGAagctggtgagagtgggcaaggcAGGCAGGTTGTCCACACAGTGGACTCACCCAGCTCCTTGGGGAAACAGTTTGTGGGTATGTGTTTAAGCTGTAAAGGAAGGGTCATTCCTCCTGGCCAGATTATTAGCTGCGTGGATGCTAGACTGGGGGGTGGCAGACTGTGGCCCTCGGCCGCCTGTTtgtgcaaataaagttttatcggcACACAGCCAGTGTTTCACGCGGCTTATGGGCTTTCACACTACAGTAGCAGAGTTCAGTGGCTGTGACAGACTGGCCCACAGAGCTGAAAATTTCGACTCTAGCAGTTTACAGCGAAGGTTTGCCAAACCCCCGTCTGGATTAAAGTCCGGACAGTGGCCTTCTCCATTGTGGCAGCACAAGAGTGAGTTTTTGGAAAGATCTTAATTTCTAGTTAGAgcggaggggaggaggaggagtcagCTGCCTggtggaatattacgcagccgtTAAGAAACGGCATCGGGTGTGAGAAAGTGCTTATTTTACACTGGTTGtggaaaaaacagaatataagATCATAGATCAGGATCACAACACTTTCTTAGGCGTAGCTTGTTTGTTTTGGAATAACGCTAGGGTTTATAAGAAGTTGCGGACATACTCCGGTTCCTGAGAGGCACCCTCCCAGCTCCCCCAGTGATGACACCTCCCATGGCCATCACGATTGTGGTTTGTGTCATTGTCGTCGTTGTTTTTCGGCCGCaccgcacggcttgcaggatcttacttccccgaccagggattgaaccccgggcccttggcagtgaaagcgcggagtcctacccactggactgccagggaattcccactgttgtatttttaaatgtgtaaagaaCGGAAGGGCTTGAGACAGGGTGAGCTCATGGGCGTTTTAGGGCAGTCGCTGCCCCAGGTGAAAAAGTGGCAGGCGCAGTGGACCACTGGCTTACGTGGAGCGAGGTGGGCACCACCTCACCTAGGCTCAGGACAGAACGGAACTTTCCTTCTTATGAAACTTTGAGTTCTCACGCCATTTTCGCTTTCGGAGCTGGGCTGGAGGGTCCTGAGCCATGTGATGGGAAACTCCTGTTTTGGGGTCACTGCTGAAGTGATCCTTGGGAAGCTGGGTCAGAGGTCGTGCACGCGCCATCGTGATTTAGGAACGGTCCTGCAGGGCGAGGGCGCGTACGCACTCCTCACCGGCCTCAGTGGTGTCCGGGTGACTGTTTCACCGGCTCTTATACTGGACACCCAGCTTCTTTCCCGTGTCCAGTTACCACGTTGTGTTCTAGTCTGTGTGGTCAATTCTGCTTTTGCTCAGACTGAACCCCTGGAGTCTGGGGTGCTGGGGTGGTGAGCATGCCGGCTCTGGTCCGGGAAGCCCCCCCGGCTCAGGCCAACCCTCCCCGCCCCTGTCCTCAGTGCTGCTGCACACCGCCACCGCCAACGGCTTCCAGATGGTCACTAGCGGGGTCCAGAGCAAGGCCGTGAGCGACTGGCTCATCACCAGCGTGGAGGTGGGTGCCCGGCGTGCCTCACTGCCCGTCCCCACTAGAGGGAGCCTCTGACCGGGAAATCGGGTCAGGTGGCCGCCCGCCCGCCCTATGGAGAGATGGGCCTCCAGCCACACACCCTGCCTtgcctcctcccccaacccctgccccaccGAGAGCCCCCTCCCCGAGTGGCCGGCCCTTCCCCTAACAGTAACATCGCGGGAGCTCGGCCGAGCAGGCGGAGAGCAGAGCTTTGGGCAGCAATTAAAGCCTAATCTCCCACCGGGAGGATGGGTGTATGCAGGCATCCAGGCCAGAGCAAGGTCCAAGTCCTCCCCCTCGCCTCTCCCCACCAGGGTCAGCTCCACGGGCCGCCCATGGGGTTGTCTCGCTgcacccgcccccccccaaaaaaaagcctCTGGCGGTTTTGTTCCCTTCCCCCCACAAGGAGGCCGCAGCTGAGGCCTTGCAGAGCTGCCCTCTGTCCAGAGAGTAAGGGGCGTGGGGCCTCAGCACATGCTGCCCCCGGCTCGGCCCCGTGGGTCCTGCTCCTGACAGGATGACTTTCCCGACTGTTCCCTGCTGGACTTGACCGGGGGCTGGTTTACGCAGGAGGACCGGCCAGGGTGCCGGACCCCGACCCCCCGAGCTCTTCCTGCGCTGTCAGGACCTTGCCATGCCTGCCGTCAGCAGGGCTCGACCTTTGAAGGGTGGGCCTGGTTTCCCGCGGCCACCCGCCCGCCCCCGTGTCCACAGTGTAGCCGGCAAAGCCGAGAACACTGCCGCCGGGTGGGGGGCGGCCACGGCCTCGGGCCGGCTGCCCCTTCATGCCTGTGCCTCTGCAGGGGCGGCTGACCGGGCTGGGCGGAGAGGACCTGCCCACCATCGTCATCGTGGCCCACTACGACGCCTTCGGGGTGGCCCCGGTACGTCTGTGCCCTCAGGGCCCCGTGAACACCCTGTGGGGCCGGTGTCATCGTGAAGCTTCACTCCCCCAAACGAGACGTGACAGCAGAGGGAGGGGCGCTCCCCGGGGAGGCCCACGAGACCCAGACCGGGCTTCTCACTGGGGGCCGGTCATGCAGGCACCTCGGCCCGGCATGGCTGAGACCCCAGACCCAAGAGGAGAGCAGGTGCCCGTGCGGACCCCATGTCTGCACAGGCAGTGTTGGGACAGGGGGCCCCCGAAGTCCGGTTCCCGGCACCCCTGAGGGCTGGCCTGGCCAGCGTCCCTCCAGGCTGCAGGCCACCCGGGGCTGTGCCCTCAGAGCCCCAGGCACTTTGGGGTGGGAGGTTCCTGCTGGAGAACCAACAGCCGGCTGAACCGGACAGTGGGTGCTGGGAGGGCCTGCAGCCGGGCGTGCACCCCTGACCGCGCCTTGCGGGCCGCCTCCCCTGGGAGGCCAAGGCTGTCCTTGAGGACGCTGGGGCCCAGAGGCCGGCCCTGGACAGTCGGCTCACAGCCACTGTCTCACCCTTTTCATCATCCACCCCCACGGAGCCTTTTTAGACACCTGTGTCCTCGTTTTCCCTTTCTTgtgaaattttcttaaatttttgagaTGTGATTCCCATAACATAAAATCCATCCTTTTGAAGCACGCAATTCAGAGATTTTTAGTGAATTCACAAAATTTGTGTAGACATCACCGCTTTCTGCTTCCAGAGTGTTCCATCCCCCCAAAAGAAGCCCCGTCCCTATGAagtcaccccacccctcccccagcccctgacagccAGGAACCCACTCTCGGTGTCTGTGGATCGGCCTGTCCTGGACGTTTTCCCTCAGTGGGGTCACagcctgtgtgtccttctgtgtctggcttccctCACTGAGCACCCTGTGGGCCCCTCCCTGTGAACTTGAACGGCGTCGTGTGTCAGTTGGTGCACTGTGACTGTGGGAGGGTCCCAAGCCATGCAAACAACCCAGTTTTTTTCTCTCCAAGAACCAGTCGTTCCCCGTGGGGAATGTCGCCTTAGAGCGCAGGACTCAGAcgccgggccggggcggggcggtggtggtggtggtgttcaCAGCGCGGGGGGGCAGAAGGCCGGAGGTCCAGCTGGAGGGAGCTCCCAGGGCAGATGCCCAGGCTGGACGGAGGCTGCGCACGGGGCTTCCCACGTGCGTGGGGGCCGGGCGGCACCCAGGGGCCGTCGGTCTCAGGTTTGGGCCGCGCAGGGCGGGTGAGCCCAGCTGCGCTGGAGATGTGGACCGGGGGCGAGATGcggaggggggttgggggggtgcgAGGCGCCACATGTGGACGTGGGGTGACCTCGGCCTCCTCTCTGCACACCCGCAGTGGCTGTCGCACGGCGCGGACTCCAATGGAAGTGGCATCTCTGTGCTGCTGGAGCTCACCCGTCTCTTCTCCAGACTCTATACCTACAAGCGCACCCACGCCGCGTAAGTGATGGGGGCAGGGCGGTTCTGACCCTGGAATCACAGCGTCAGGTCGTGGGGCCCAGCTCCTCCCGGGTGCACCCCTGGGAATCCTCCCCAGGAGGTTGGGCTGCCCTCGCTCCTGGAAGAGCCGGGGACACTCCAACGGCAAGAAGCAGAAATACCTGCGAGCCGGTCGCTCAGGCTGGCGTCTCCCCGTTGCGGCCCCGGGCACAGCTGGTCACCGGTGTGGGCGCTCGTCCTTATGCCACGCTGCCCTGGGACGGCAGGGGCCCAGTGATGAGCGAGTCTCCCTGAGCTGCCAGGCCTGGCCCCACGCATGCAGGTGCCCTGAGCAGCAGGAGTGCTTACgtcctgggcagggaggggaggttgagatcagggtgtcagcaggaccGCGCCTCCTCCTGAaactccaggggagggtccttcctgctgcTGCCGGGTTCCAGCAGTGATGGATTCCTCGGTCCCAGCTTTACGTGGCCTTCTCTTCCTCCAGGTGTCTCCTCTCTTCTATAAGGATCGCTGTGGCCACGGCGggatggatggggctggggggggtGGCGCGGGGACATGGTCCTTCACGACACCCCTGGCTTCAGTCCTTCTCGAGGGACGGGGTGCTGAATCACCTGTCACTTTTTATTTCCTGGTTGGTCCACCCAGTCTCTCCTGGTTTCGAGAGTTCAGAGAGGCCCCTGAAGCAATGCTTCTCGCCAGAGGGGCAACAGAGCTGTGCTTCTCACCTGGAGCCCCCTGGGGACACTGGGCCATGCCTGAGGACATTGTGATCATCATGACTCGGGGACTCCTGGCATCCATtgggtgggggccagggatgctgctgcaTACCCCACAGCACCCAGGACGCCCCGATGTCAGCAGTGCCAGGATAGGGAGGCCCAGCCCTGAAGGCTGGTTGGATTTCAtacttgggggggggggaaccacTTCCTCCTTGTCGGGGACCTGGACTCCCACGTGTCAACGCTGGCGCCCCACTGCTTCCCGCTAGGTACAACCTCCTGTTCTTTGCGTCTGGAGGAGGAAAGTTCAACTACCAGGGCACCAAGCGCTGGTTAGAAGACAATCTGGACCACACAGGTGAGCGGCCCCAGCGGCCAGGGTGGGGTCTGGGCCGCCGgtactccccccacctccacccaccagCCCTCACTGCACTCAGATTCCAGCCTGCTCCAGGACAACGTGGCCTTTGTCCTCTGCCTGGACACCCTGGGCCGGGGGGACAGCCTGCACCTGCATGTGTCCAAGCCGCCCAGGGAGGGGACGCTACAGCACTCCTTCCTGCGGGAGCTCGAGACGGTAGGTGCCCCGCCGGAGGCAAGGCTGGGACATGGGAGCTTTGTGCACCCTGGGGCCTCGGGTGAGCCTCAGGTGGGTTTTccggggaggggggcaggtgggCTTCTCCCTGGGTTCCAGAAGCAGGAGGTTCGGGGAGGGACTTGGGACCCGCCAGACGCGAGGGACCACCGCCACAGAGACAGGCGGGGTTGGGGCACAGCCCGCGGGCACCGGGCAGAGCCTGACAGTGCCCCTCGCAGGTGGCCGCCCACCAGTTCCCTGAGGTGCGGTTCTCCATGGTGCACAAGAAGATCAACCTGGCGGAGGACATCCTGGCCTGGGAGCATGAGCGCTTCGCCATCCGCCGGCTGCCTGCCTTCACCCTGTCCCATCTGGAGAGCCACCGTGACGGCCAGCGCAGCAGCATCATGGACGTGCGGTGAGCACCGCCATCGGAGCAGGCATGGGCCGGGGCATCCACTGGTCCTGGGGCATccggcaggcttcctggaggaggtggcgcTAGAACTGGGGCACGAGCCAGGAGAAGGGTGTGGCTCGGTGGAGGGAAGACTTGGGGCGGGGGAGGCAGGGTACCTCCCGGGGCAGCCCCACACCCCACGCCCACGCTCACTCAGGTCGGGATGTGTTGCCTCTGAGGCTCCTCTTCTACAGTCCTGTGTTGCTGGCAGCCCTTggtgtccctgggcttgtggccgtgCCACCGTCCCCGCCTCCGTGGTCACGTGGCCTCTCCCTTGTGCCTGTGACCAAATTCCCCTCCTTACAGGGACACCAGCCGTGGGACTTCAGGCCCCCCTACTCCAGTGCAATCACATCTTAGCTAATAACGTCTGCGGAGATCCTACTTCCAAATCGGGTCCCATTCCCAGGTTCCGGGTGGGCGTGAATTTGGGGGACACTGTTGCCCCCACTACAGGGCGTTACAGCAACTCCACCCTCAGCAGCCCGTGGAGGTGTGGGTGTCCTGACCTCCCCCAAGGTCCAGAGGAGGAGATAGGCCCGGGGCCGCCAGTCACTGAGGCAGACGCGCGTCCACGGGGCGCAGGCTCGGCCCGCGCGCCCTGGGTGCAGGGCAGCCCCGTCGGGGGCGGGCCCGTCCCAGAGAGGAGCCTGCAGTGTGGGGGGCGCCTGTCTGCTGGGAGGGCCGTCACCCTGCTTGTCTTTATCGTTATCAGGTATATGCTCGCTCTTGGTTTTTGGCGATTATGAACGATGCCAATTCCTGatacatgtgtttttaaaacttgCCCTCGAAGGTCCCGGGTTGACTCCAAAACTCTGACCCGAAACACGAGGCTGATCGCCGAGGCCCTGACCCGTGTCATCTACAACCTGACAGAGAAGGTGAGCCCCCGCCTGCAGGCCCCCCACCCGCCCGGCCGCTCTGGACTCAGCCCCATGCTCTC comes from Tursiops truncatus isolate mTurTru1 chromosome 3, mTurTru1.mat.Y, whole genome shotgun sequence and encodes:
- the NCLN gene encoding BOS complex subunit NCLN isoform X7 — its product is MLEEAGEVLENMLKASCLPLGFIVFLPAVLLLVAPPLPAADAAHEFTVYRMQQYDLQGQPYGTRNAVLNTEARTIDADVLSRRCVLMRLLDFSYERYQRALRQSAGAVVIILPRAMAAVPQDVIRQFMEIEPEMLAMETIVPVYFAVEDDALLSIYEQTQAASTSQGSASAAEVLLHTATANGFQMVTSGVQSKAVSDWLITSVEGRLTGLGGEDLPTIVIVAHYDAFGVAPWLSHGADSNGSGISVLLELTRLFSRLYTYKRTHAAYNLLFFASGGGKFNYQGTKRWLEDNLDHTDSSLLQDNVAFVLCLDTLGRGDSLHLHVSKPPREGTLQHSFLRELETVAAHQFPEVRFSMVHKKINLAEDILAWEHERFAIRRLPAFTLSHLESHRDGQRSSIMDVRSRVDSKTLTRNTRLIAEALTRVIYNLTEKGTPPDMPVFTEQMQIQREQLDSVMDWLTAQPRAAQLVGKDGTFLSTLQHHLGHYLKEVRPHHVKADKRDPEFVFYDQLKQVMNAYRVKPAIFDLLLAVCIGAYLGMAYTAVQHFDLLYKTVQRLLKAKTQ
- the NCLN gene encoding BOS complex subunit NCLN isoform X6; the encoded protein is MLEEAGEVLENMLKASCLPLGFIVFLPAVLLLVAPPLPAADAAHEFTVYRMQQYDLQGQPYGTRNAVLNTEARTIDADVLSRRCVLMRLLDFSYERYQRALRQSAGAVVIILPRAMAAVPQDVIRQFMEIEPEMLAMETIVPVYFAVEDDALLSIYEQTQAASTSQGSASAAEVAEFSGCDRLAHRAENFDSSSLQRRFAKPPSGLKSGQWPSPLWQHKRFIRSCGHTPVPERHPPSSPSDDTSHGHHDCVLLHTATANGFQMVTSGVQSKAVSDWLITSVEGRLTGLGGEDLPTIVIVAHYDAFGVAPWLSHGADSNGSGISVLLELTRLFSRLYTYKRTHAAYNLLFFASGGGKFNYQGTKRWLEDNLDHTDSSLLQDNVAFVLCLDTLGRGDSLHLHVSKPPREGTLQHSFLRELETVAAHQFPEVRFSMVHKKINLAEDILAWEHERFAIRRLPAFTLSHLESHRDGQRSSIMDVRPWRCGCPDLPQGPEEEIGPGPPVTEADARPRGAGSARAPWVQGSPVGGGPVPERSLQCGGRLSAGRAVTLLVFIVIRYMLALGFWRL
- the NCLN gene encoding BOS complex subunit NCLN isoform X4 — translated: MLEEAGEVLENMLKASCLPLGFIVFLPAVLLLVAPPLPAADAAHEFTVYRMQQYDLQGQPYGTRNAVLNTEARTIDADVLSRRCVLMRLLDFSYERYQRALRQSAGAVVIILPRAMAAVPQDVIRQFMEIEPEMLAMETIVPVYFAVEDDALLSIYEQTQAASTSQGSASAAEGFIRSCGHTPVPERHPPSSPSDDTSHGHHDCVLLHTATANGFQMVTSGVQSKAVSDWLITSVEGRLTGLGGEDLPTIVIVAHYDAFGVAPWLSHGADSNGSGISVLLELTRLFSRLYTYKRTHAAYNLLFFASGGGKFNYQGTKRWLEDNLDHTDSSLLQDNVAFVLCLDTLGRGDSLHLHVSKPPREGTLQHSFLRELETVAAHQFPEVRFSMVHKKINLAEDILAWEHERFAIRRLPAFTLSHLESHRDGQRSSIMDVRSRVDSKTLTRNTRLIAEALTRVIYNLTEKGTPPDMPVFTEQMQIQREQLDSVMDWLTAQPRAAQLVGKDGTFLSTLQHHLGHYLKEVRPHHVKADKRDPEFVFYDQLKQVMNAYRVKPAIFDLLLAVCIGAYLGMAYTAVQVSRGLGNTRPFRRPLGRPEGLPVGGVA
- the NCLN gene encoding BOS complex subunit NCLN isoform X8; amino-acid sequence: MLEEAGEVLENMLKASCLPLGFIVFLPAVLLLVAPPLPAADAAHEFTVYRMQQYDLQGQPYGTRNAVLNTEARTIDADVLSRRCVLMRLLDFSYERYQRALRQSAGAVVIILPRAMAAVPQDVIRQFMEIEPEMLAMETIVPVYFAVEDDALLSIYEQTQAASTSQGSASAAEVLLHTATANGFQMVTSGVQSKAVSDWLITSVEGRLTGLGGEDLPTIVIVAHYDAFGVAPWLSHGADSNGSGISVLLELTRLFSRLYTYKRTHAAYNLLFFASGGGKFNYQGTKRWLEDNLDHTDSSLLQDNVAFVLCLDTLGRGDSLHLHVSKPPREGTLQHSFLRELETVAAHQFPEVRFSMVHKKINLAEDILAWEHERFAIRRLPAFTLSHLESHRDGQRSSIMDVRSRVDSKTLTRNTRLIAEALTRVIYNLTEKGTPPDMPVFTEQMIQREQLDSVMDWLTAQPRAAQLVGKDGTFLSTLQHHLGHYLKEVRPHHVKADKRDPEFVFYDQLKQVMNAYRVKPAIFDLLLAVCIGAYLGMAYTAVQHFDLLYKTVQRLLKAKTQ